The Perognathus longimembris pacificus isolate PPM17 chromosome 3, ASM2315922v1, whole genome shotgun sequence nucleotide sequence TGATCTGTTTGTACTGTGGATAGCCTTCCATTAGAAGTTTGCAGGTTAATTTTAAGTCAGATTTTGTGCTTTGCTGCTTGAGCTATTAGAAAAATGGGTAAATATGCTAACTTTGCactgcactttaaaaaaaaagaggcaggaaggtgttggggtccatctttctcgccttgatggaaggggcttgatgcccctcccccagccctgggtaatgcggcccttctaccccctttggattggaatccagaggaaccggttgggcaaacagccccccaaccttctagccagcccggcgcgctCCAGTGACGTTAGCctttgggggtcaggtgatatccatcagcctatcgacatcctggccaaacccctccctcggaatcatctccccttgtccttatctcaataaagtcagttcgctctaagaagccagccccgttgcatgtgtacaTTGCAGGCGGTCACACATCTACGGCAGGTCCCGTGCGTGTCAGGTCGGAGCGACCCCcacgttccactctaacttacctgcaggccgggggttaggggagaggacgagaaggagggtggaaagatagaagaaagagtccgagccgggaggggcaaaaaaccccaacaggaaggtactgagatttgaactcagggccccttgcttgctaggcaagagctctatagCTCAGCCCTTTTGCTGCATTGGTGATTTTTGAGATGGAATTGCTTCTTGCCCAGGCAAGTGCCTGGACTGAGATCCTCCTGTTTCTTGCTTCTCCTATagcaggaatggcacacacacaccactatgcccagcttcttcATTTGATAAGAGTCTGGAGAACATTTTGCTAGGGCTGGCCAAGAACTGCAGTCCTGATCTGATGCTCTCAATCAGCTAAGATAACAAGCATAAGCCATCATACCTAGCTTTCACTTTTTATATTGTTTGCTAAGAAATTAATGGACTGTTACTTATTATTTTTACCTTCACAAGTTCATTTCACTATAACTTGTACAATAACTTTTAACAAAGCATCAAGAAAAAGTGTGAACTtgctgcatctttttttttttttttttggccagtcctgggccttggactcagggcctgagcactgtccctggcttctttttgcactcttgccactaggccagttccttttttttttttttggccagtcctgggccttggactcagggcctgagcacggcccctggcttcttcttgctcaaggctagcactctgccacttgagccacagcgccacttctggctgttttctgtatatgtggtgctggggaatcgaacccagggcctcatgtatacaaggcaagcactcttgccactaggccatatccccagcccaacttgcTGCATCTTTAAGTTACTAAAAATATACTAATCTTATATTGGAACTAGCTCAATGGAATTAggtatttgtgtatttttttaagcTTCCTGCCATAAAGACCCTTTGTTGTTCCTGTGAAATAAATGCAAGTGATATCTGAGGACCAGAAACAGCCTCTGTAAATAAAAGCACATGGCGGGACAGGAGCCTGGGTTTGTAAAAGAAGTTAGACCTTGAATTGATGAGAACTGTTGGCATGGGGGATGGATGGGCTATAGTTGTTCATCCTAAGATTTTCAGCACTTTTGTTTGGCTACCAAGGCTGCATGCTTGCTAAGTGGGCTCTCTTACCAGTGATCCACACTTCAAGCTGGttgtagggtttttttcccccaaattcaaTATGTCTGTTTATGAGAGTAACTCATGTgaatcagtgtcacccttttctcattctcctccatctctcccaaccccactgtcccttcagttttcctagttccatCTTCACAGATGTACGTTAAACATTAATGCCTGCATTCTCctactcttcctctcttcatttgtctactcccttCCCTTTGGCCTCAACCCCCCCCATACACCCCAAGTTCCCGCTTCTTAGTATTCATTTGGTTAGACTCTTTAAGTTAGTGTACATATGCATAAGACcccatatgtttacatatatatttacagtttagatctaacttccacatatgagaaaaaaagtaTGTCCTTTGTGTGAGCATGActgaatttttttccaggtctatccatttttctgcaaataacATAATATCCTTGATACATGACTAAAACTCTTAAGTGTGGAATTGGTGTGTATaaccttttcttgatccattgaagGGTATCtaggctgtttctataacttatCTATGGTGAGTAGTTCAGCAGTGAACATGGTGGTGCAGGTACCTTTTCTGTGTCCTAacctgtaatcttttggataagttCCAGAGAGTTCTAattctggatcatagggtagatTTTACATTTAGTTTTTTTCACAATGCTTACACTAGTTTATACTACCACCAATAGTGTATTGGAgctccttttccattttttttttttgtttttgctttatttctgtaTGTGTGCAATCTGCCTATGTTAAACATCCCATCATAGCTAGGACACCTCAGGCACATCTAGCATGTCTAGCTCTCTGACAAGAAggggtttcatgaacttttctgcctgagctgggcacagtcctccaaatctcagcctcccaataaGCCGGGATTACAGGTAATGGCAAATGACAAGACTTGGAGGTCCCAGACCCAAAGAGGGAGATTCATTTTGATTAGAGATCGCTGAGCAGGTACATAGAGGGTAGGCATTACCTATGTTCCcataggtacagagaccactgcATTAGTTTtcatactggggctggaacttaagATTGTTGAATTTGGCacatgctctactgcttgagaaaTAAccccagtttttttgttttgttttttgccagtcctggggcttgaactcagggcctgagcactgtccctggcttctttttgctcaaggctagcactctaccacttgagccacagcaccactgccagctttttctatatatgtgaggctgaggaatcgaacgcagggcttcatgtacacgaggtgagcactttaccactaggccatattcccagccccataaccccagtttttatctttttaaaatgtttgttcagCTAGGGTTTCTCAATTTTGCTGGCTTTAGACCACTAGACCAAGATCCTCCTATCTTCACCTCCCAGGTACCTGGTCCCAAATACACTTGGCCTGTTTGTCTTTATGTAGTCAGATGCCACTACTATATAGGAACTAGTAATACTCAGCATTCACACCTTCAGAGAACACAATCACCTCTCTGGCTCAGAGGGCATAGAAGGTAACTGACAGCCTCACCTGCCCTTGATacaaacctataatcccaacacagaaagctgaagcaggaagatcacaggTACCAGGTCAGTCTGAGATACATAATGAGACCGTGTctcaaaaagaatatatttaaaatgaaaaaacagGTAATACTTGAAAACTACAAAGTAACCATTTTTTTGAAATTGCACGATTTCAGGTTGTTTTGCCAACAACATGCCCCCACACCATCCACCATCACCCAAGGTGGTAAGTTTCTAAAATTTCCTATCATGGTTTAAAGAAATAGTTTGATTTCTTAGTATTGTTTAATTAAGATACAATTTTTTTCGTTGAAACTTATATACTTTGCTAtgtgccagctactcaggggactgagatctaaggactatggttcaaagccagcctgtgcagggaagtccatgagactcttaaccaccaaaaatccagacatCAAGCTGTGGTTGGGGAAGCAGTAACTcaacaaccttgagcagaaaggcttagggccaggcccaggccttgagctcaggccccaggactagcaccaaaacaaagccagaagtagacggTTGTAACAGCTTTTGgcctgttttatattttatgtagacATTAATTTTCCCTTTTGGTATCCCAACCCAAAATGATTTCTATTTTAGCTGATCATTCAAgcgtaaaaagaaaaagaggaaggaagaaacgtCTTTCAACAGGCATTCATGTACTGGTAATGTGACTTCATTTTCTTACAGCTGTGAATTTATTCAGTCCTTAAATCTCAGAACTTCAGGTTGAATGTACTTTTCTAGACCACTGGAGTAGATGGCACGGTGACTGTACCTGACCTTACAGATGCTCAAGTCCTAATCAGGCTGAGTGTGGGGAGCCTCCTCACAAGctcatctattttcttttttggccagtcctgggccttggactcagggcctgagcactgtccctggcttcctttttgctcaaggctagcactctgccacttgagccacagcgccacttctggccattttctgtatatgtggtgctggggaattgaacccagggcctcatgtatacgaggcaagcactcttgccactaggccatatccccagcccaagctcaTCTATTTTCTAGATGATGTGTAAGGTGTAAATATTGTTTGAAATCCCCATTTTTACACATCAGCTCATAGAAGCCAGAAACCTGCACCTTGTGCTGTTTGAGACATCTCTTGGCCATATGCAGCACATGCTAGGATTGAGGCTAGGAGGTCAAGGCAAGACCctcccctatctcaaaaataagagaTGTTGCTCAAATGACTCCTGATACATTTTTTCTAATATTACATAGTACTGTCAGCAGCAAAATTAATGTAATCctgatttttcttcccttttagcCACCTGAGACAATGAACAGATTGGAAAGACAAATGAGCGAAGAGCCCGGCAGCCACACAGGTTTGCTCAATGATAGCTATAACAAACATGGCTCCCAATGCTTATAAAAATGTTCACCCATATATTTCAAAGTTGGTTCCCCACTTTATCTTCTAGTTATGTAGTAATGAATAGTATAACTGTTGTACCTATCACCTCTACTAGAACCCTCATCATATCAAAGAACCTGGGCTGGAATGACTCATTGCTTCTCAGCATGAGGAGATATCTCCTTACTAAAGCAGCAGTGAGCTTTGCACATGCTCAGTGCAGTGAGGGGCTGGCTCCAGGCGTGGCCCCATAGTGAAAGAAAGCAGATACCCTATAATATGGAGCCAGCAAGGGCTGTTACCTCAAAGACTCGAAGCTAATTCCAGAAAAATCCTCCTTAATTCATAGTATTgtaagccaaaaaataaaaagtcttattTCTAATGGGAATGCACTTACTAGAAAAGGCAAGGAGGATGTGTTTTTTGTGCTAGTCTACGGATTGTGTTCATCCACCACTagacaaagtgaaaaataatcaagtagggctggggatatggcctagtggcaagagtgcttgcctcgtatacatgaggccctgggttcaattccccagcaccacatatacagaaaatggccagaagtggcgctgtggctcaagtggcagagtgctagccttgagcaaaaagaagccagggacagtgctcaggccctgagtccaggccccaggactggccaaaaaagaaaaaaaatcaagtagtgATGTGAGTAACTGCCATCAGACAGACCACGTCCTTATAAAAACGTTTCCCTCATAGATGCACTCTCCAAAGTTCCTTTTCTGAAAAAATGTAAGGAAGCAGGACTCCTTAATGACTTATTTGAAGAAATACTGGACAAACTTCATGTCATTCAAGAAAAGCTCATGGATGAAACCACTTCTGAATCAGGTACTGAAAGCCCTATTTCTAAGATACACAATCTCATTCTTAAATAATTGCTCAGATCTACTGTCTAGCACAAACAGGATGTTATTAACTCACAGGCTcagcactttagccacagtgccctgAGCCCCAGAAGAGCACACAATTGAATAGTTTCTGGAACTTGATTAAGCCATCTGTTGCTTCACCCAACTCTGTGCACTTGCGGTTGACCCATGTTAGGTTACAGTTTTGTGATGACTAAAATGCTACTTAACTGAGTATCTTTTAATAATGCTATGGAAAGTTTGATTTCAATACAAACCTAAACTCTTATGGCAATCTGAAGTTCCACTTACAGTGCataagccaggcacagtagtGCATACGGTAgtcctagctacgtgggaggtagagataggaagaaTTGTGGTTCAGTTCAGCCAAAAAAGTGAGACCCTCCCCCCGATCTCAGCAAATAAGCCAAGTAtggtggtaatcctagctacacagaagttATCAAtgggaggatagcagttcaaggctggccctgggtaaaaaaaagtgcaaggccctaagttcaaacactcccttccccccccacacacagtatATGAACTTACCAGCCTACATTGTAGGTGACAATGTATTATATACAGCAAAACCAAAAAGCAGAATTAAAGACTATATTTCCAAAAcctcatttattcttttatttccttattttctgaATAACAAGCACTTGTGAAGCCTGCAGGTGCCTCTAAATCTACATGGGACAGCCCCTCTTCATCCCATTGCTGTAGTGCCTGCCCTCCTGTCTACACCTTCCAGATTTGTAGTTTTGTGGCATTCCTGCCTACTACATTTACATGAAAATTAATACTGTAAATGTTTTTCTTCCTCTAGACTATGAAGAAATTGGGACTTCACTTTTTGACTGTAGACTGTTTGAAGACACATTTGTCAATTTGCAAGCAGGTACGAGTTATAACAGCATAGTTTAGACACATTACATTGAAACAGTATAATGCTACATGGATGATGAAATTAAACCATCTTAGAATGTTCATTGTTctttataaaaatggaaacacaCAGAAGGGAAATATGTATAGGCATGCACACGGGAAAACAGCAGCAAAGCAGCAGTCATTTGGGGAGTGGGTAGAAAATTTTACATGAAAATTTCTATAAATAATATGCATTGAGTCCTTTCAATagtgaaaatgaaaagataattctGACCTCTCCCAAAGCTGCCACATACAGCTGGGCTCTGAGTCATTCAAGACACCATCTTGCGTATGTACATCACTACACCTGTGTTTAATTACTTTTTCCTAAATAGCCTTTGAAGTCTTCTAAAAAGCATTATTTTGTAAGGGACAttcatatgaaaatgactcatggGGGAGCATGTCACACGTGTGGGAGATGGGCTTGGTGGTGGAAACAGTAGAGGATCAGATCACTATACAGTTAATCTCAACTGCATGTCTGCAATTGTTTTTGAGACTTTAAAAAATTCCACtgccagggctgagaatgtggcttagtggaagagtgagCATACAGAAAGCccggggttccattcctcagtaccacatacacagcaaaggccacaagtggtgctgaggctcatcataagagtgctagccttgaacaaaaaaggctcagggacagtatgcaagccttgaattcaagcctcagaaccagcatacACAATTCCACTGCCACTGAGTATTAGACACATCTGACACCTAATTACAGTAATTTCTGGCTAGATTCCTAAAAGCCTTTTTTGTTTCAAAACACTAAAGAGCGCTTGTCTAACATTAAAAATCAGATGCatgtttttttctagtcctggggtttgaattctgggcctgggctctgtccctgagtttcttttgcttaaggctagtgctctaccacttgagccacagtgccacttccaactttcctcagtaatttattggagattaaaaaaaaaaagcctgggctggctttgaaccataatcttctctctcagcctcctgagtagctaggattacaggcatgagccattggcacttgaaTTCAGAtgcatttttaatacatttgcCCATGTCCTTAATATTTTAGCCCCATTCCCTACAACTACCTCAAGTAAAAGTGATTGGTTCTGCTATGAATGCATACTAAATCTTAGGTTTACTAGCTTTGTGTGATAAATGCTTGCATCCCATCCAGAGAAAGGGCAAAaaggcacaaagtaccagctcccgCTCATAAAACACTAATTGTCTCATGTGAACAAGCGCTTGTCTTGCCTTCTATATCTGCAACTGAGAGGTGAGGTACCGCCCATGATTTCTAACTAAACTGCTGAATAATCCAAGGCTCTATTTCTTATCAAAGCAAtagaaaataaactccaagagacTGAAGAAAAGCGGCAGCAGCTGAAGGAAGAAATTGAAGTTCTACAAGACTTAAAGCAAAACTTGTGCTcttttcaagaaaacaaagaccTCAGGTCAAGTTCTGCTTCAGTATCATCTCTGGGTCCCTAAGGATCATCAGTGTGCAAGCTAAGAAGTGACACTGCCAGCAGACCAAGTACTGGAAACTTTAGCCTGTGAAAGTCACAGAGCTCTAGGACTGGGTCCTAATTCtgagcctcaaactgtgattccccTCTGCCCCCCTTTATCCATTCTTGCTGATTGACATTTCATGTCTGACTGAATTTCATGTCACTTCTACCTCTTCTCCAATGACAGGTTTCTCTTCCACCCTTTATACTTAAAATACTGTGTGTGGCTTCCTGCTGATGCTCTTGCCTCCatgatcttttgttttgttttattctttttttattatgattaaattttattgataagatgatgtgcagagaaggtatagttacataaggtagtgagtacatttcttgtcatatttgttacaccctccttcatttttctttcccttccccagttcagataagcatatatacaatatacagtgtaccagaatcatatacagtgaccacagggggtacgtcaaaggaaattcacctagtacattaaacattgacaacagtaaaatcctcctgtttcattttgcttagcctcatcttatataatcatatgtatgtagctgttgagacctttttatgtttatttagtaattgtttggttttagagagatgatgtaaagtcactgaccaaaatatgtagaaataccatttgaaaagtttgttgctttacagacatgatctctactgttctccccttcccaccccccttcTTGTATGGTCTTAAGTACTGTTCCTTTGTCCTCTGCCTGCCCTTGTTGCAGGCAGGCTCCATAATGGCTACTTTTCTtaagaggcagaaatcaggaggattgGCACTCAAGGCCAGGAAAGAAGTTTTCCAGATCCCATTTCAATCAACAGCAAACTGAATGTGATGTTAATGGGATCAAggtccaaaccagcctgggcaaaaatgtaaggccctattaagaaaataaagcataaggacttgcggggggcgggggggggggttgttcaagtaacagagcacctgcctagcaagcccggagttcaaactccattaccaccaaggaagaaaaatatttcccAGTGTAACTGGCTACATTTTTCTCATCATATCATTATTCCTGTGTTTAACTCACTgtgatcttttttttaatcaatattttGCTACAACTTTCTAAGTCATTAAGAGTTCAAGACTATTAGCCTTCAGTACTTGTACATCAGATTTACTTGCCTCCATGTCAGTTTTTTAGCTTAGTAAGAACATCAATGGGAATATTCAAGAAAGGGGAAAGTCCTCAACCTAACTAGACACAATTCAAAGTACTCTGCCCACACCACCAACATCCTGAAACTTCACATTCACCATCTCTATTTTACCACAGTCCTCTGGTTCACACTTAGCTCAAACTATTGTGACATGCAGAGCAAGTCCCAGCATGGTGTCTGGTCTGATGTGTAGTATCTGTTGAAGATGGAAAAAAACATTTCTGGTGTAATGGCAACCCAAGTCAAAGGCCAAAAACAGCTGTGTTTTTTCAGATTTTACATGAATGCAATCCCTATTACTTACAGTTGGTaatttttttattacctttatttGTGAAAAGTATCAATTTATGTGCATAATAcctcttaatcagtgtcacctctttagACATCCTACCCCCCCTGCAATAATTACATGTTTCAGGATAAGGGCTACATTGTCTGTTATAAATACCCCTTAAAGGATTTTTCTGCTGTATTAATACAACTGTACTATCttttaacagaaataaaaaaggatttCTATAATGCATGCATAGAAGC carries:
- the Phf11 gene encoding PHD finger protein 11 isoform X4 → MALTPPPESAPMLGVGGPEAHPAWGALPLPTGVFQVAEKMEKRTCALCPKNVDYSVVYFAQSENIAAHENCLLYSSALVECEDHETVSDDRNFDVESVKKEIQRGRKLKCTFCGKRGATVGCDLKSCAKNYHFFCAKKDDAFPQANGAQGTYKLFCQQHAPTPSTITQGADHSSVKRKRGRKKRLSTGIHVLPPETMNRLERQMSEEPGSHTDALSKVPFLKKCKEAGLLNDLFEEILDKLHVIQEKLMDETTSESDYEEIGTSLFDCRLFEDTFVNLQAAIENKLQETEEKRQQLKEEIEVLQDLKQNLCSFQENKDLRSSSASVSSLGP
- the Phf11 gene encoding PHD finger protein 11 isoform X6, whose protein sequence is MEKRTCALCPKNVDYSVVYFAQSENIAAHENCLLYSSALVECEDHETVSDDRNFDVESVKKEIQRGRKLKCTFCGKRGATVGCDLKSCAKNYHFFCAKKDDAFPQANGAQGTYKLFCQQHAPTPSTITQGADHSSVKRKRGRKKRLSTGIHVLPPETMNRLERQMSEEPGSHTDALSKVPFLKKCKEAGLLNDLFEEILDKLHVIQEKLMDETTSESDYEEIGTSLFDCRLFEDTFVNLQAAIENKLQETEEKRQQLKEEIEVLQDLKQNLCSFQENKDLRSSSASVSSLGP